One genomic window of Quercus lobata isolate SW786 chromosome 9, ValleyOak3.0 Primary Assembly, whole genome shotgun sequence includes the following:
- the LOC115960192 gene encoding rust resistance kinase Lr10-like has translation MDMSPRIVIPTLLLFVLFIGEGHNGCPELQCGNGPRIRFPFRLKDRQPDQHCGYPGFDLYCSHNNDTVLELASSVKAFVNSIDYESQLIKVTDSDNCFPRKIPGLHLSSPPFQFKNSLSNYSLFNCTPNAYYDYPIPCFSSSRHRVYAIPSDKDINDLPILSCTKMYSVPSVPDDIWDSSLELTWSEPAKCGRCERKGKKCRFQNNSTDLKTECIPNKGKSRKIVTTGSILGSFLLVLVVYALYHVYRYDKAEKENQARIEKFLEDYKAFKPTRYTYNDVKRITNQFTEKLGQGAYGTVFKGKFSNEIHVAVKILNSSKGNGEEFINEVGTMGRIHHVNVVRLVGFCADGFRRALVYEFLPNDSLEKFISSVDSKRFLGWEKLQDIALGIAKGIEYLHQGCDQRILHFDIKPHNILLDQNFNPKISDFGLAKLCAKDQSAVSMTTARGTMGYIAPEVFSRNFGSVSYKSDVYSFGILLLEMVGGRKNVDVTVENTSQIYFPEWVYNLLEQKEDLRAYVEDNGDAKIAKKLAIVGLWCIQWHPVDRPSMKVVIQMLEGEGDKFTMPPNPFASTNPTIINVSMPAKRLNQELEVILESE, from the exons ATGGACATGTCCCCTAGAATAGTTATCCCAACCTTACTGTTGTTTGTGCTTTTCATTGGAGAAGGCCACAATGGTTGTCCCGAATTACAGTGTGGAAACGGTCCACGCATCCGATTTCCTTTCCGACTCAAAGACAGGCAGCCAGACCAGCACTGTGGCTATCCTGGCTTTGATCTCTACTGCTCTCATAATAATGATACGGTGCTCGAGCTTGCATCTTCAGTAAAAGCCTTTGTCAATTCCATTGATTACGAATCTCAGTTAATTAAAGTAACTGACTCAGATAATTGCTTTCCACGGAAAATTCCGGGACTCCATTTATCTTCCCCTCCTTTCCAATTCAAAAATTCTCTTTCTAACTATTCCCTTTTCAATTGTACGCCAAATGCATATTATGATTATCCGATCCCTTGTTTTAGTAGCAGTCGCCACCGAGTTTATGCTATTCCTTCGGATAAAGACATCAACGATTTGCCCATATTATCATGTACAAAGATGTATAGCGTTCCATCAGTTCCAGATGATATATGGGATTCTTCTCTTGAATTGACATGGTCCGAACCGGCCAAGTGCGGACGCTGTGAAAGGAAAGGCAAGAAATGTAGATTCCAGAATAATAGCACTGATTTGAAAACTGAGTGCATCCCCAACAAAG gcaaatcaagaaaaatagtGACCACTG GTTCCATCTTGGGTTCATTTCTTTTGGTACTAGTAGTCTATGCACTCTACCATGTCTATCGCTATGACaaagcagaaaaagaaaatcaagctaGGATTGAAAAGTTTTTGGAGGATTACAAAGCTTTCAAACCCACAAGGTACACATATAACGATGTTAAAAGAATTACAAATCAGTTTACTGAGAAGTTAGGGCAAGGAGCCTATGGAACAGTGTTCAAAGGAAAGTTTTCAAATGAAATCCATGTAGCTGTGAAGATCCTAAACAGTTCCAAGGGCAATGGAGAAGAATTCATAAATGAAGTGGGAACAATGGGTAGAATCCACCATGTTAATGTGGTTCGCTTGGTTGGCTTCTGTGCTGATGGATTTAGAAGAGCTTTAGTTTATGAGTTCTTACCAAATGATTCACTAGAGAAGTTCATTTCCTCAGTAGATTCTAAACGTTTCCTTGGTTGGGAAAAGTTACAAGACATTGCTCTTGGCATAGCAAAAGGAATTGAATATCTTCACCAAGGATGTGATCAACGAATCCTCCATTTTGATATTAAACCTCATAATATTTTGCTAGACCaaaatttcaatccaaaaattTCTGATTTTGGTCTGGCCAAGTTGTGTGCAAAGGATCAAAGTGCAGTGTCCATGACCACAGCTAGGGGGACCATGGGTTACATTGCACCCGAAGTGTTCTCCAGGAACTTTGGGAGCGTGTCTTACAAATCAGATGTTTACAGTTTTGGAATATTGTTGCTTGAAATGGTTGGAGGTAGGAAAAATGTTGATGTAACTGTGGAGAACACTAGCCAAATATATTTCCCAGAATGGGTCTACAATTTGTTAGAGCAAAAAGAAGACCTACGAGCCTATGTTGAGGATAATGGAGATGCCAAAATTGCAAAGAAACTCGCAATTGTGGGACTCTGGTGCATCCAGTGGCACCCAGTGGATCGTCCTTCTATGAAAGTTGTGATCCAAATGTTGGAGGGAGAAGGAGATAAGTTCACCATGCCTCCAAATCCATTTGCGTCTACAAACCCTACAATAATCAATGTAAGTATGCCTGCAAAGCGTCTAAACCAAGAGTTAGAAGTCATCCTAGAATCAGAGTAA
- the LOC115960274 gene encoding uncharacterized protein LOC115960274, producing MARGWTFTAVGLTVLIALVLVHPTCCATTVMVNLNCTASSCGNIHNISSPFRLSTDPVICGNRYYELSCENNRTVLNTYRGKYYVEEISYNNYTIRIVDSGIQKNNYFSTPNYSLYRYNFSSQDYFYGYTTYQPKRKGTVPERYPELSRSLVWMSCEKPVNSPLYLDTSTCNYNDNSSSISDSKTRYRYVTVGITNASQVEDSCQVEKMFLTSWPINNDDPNISCTDVLNELAYGFELSWLERNCYLDDANHVRCDDSTGVLDLILGILTGEVSISKSCLKSNIVWTIK from the exons ATGGCAAGAGGATGGACGTTCACTGCTGTAGGACTCACTGTCCTCATTGCTCTTGTATTAGTCCATCCAACTTGCTGTGCTACTACTGTTATGGTTAATCTTAACTGTACCGCTTCTTCTTGTGGGAATATCCACAACATAAGCTCTCCTTTTCGATTGTCGACCGACCCAGTAATCTGCGGGAACCGCTATTATGAACTGTCGTGTGAGAACAATCGTACGGTGCTAAACACATATCGTGGAAAATACTACGTAGAGGAAATCAGTTACAACAACTACACAATCCGGATCGTGGACTCAGGTATACAGAAGAACAATTACTTCTCCACTCCCAATTATTCTTTATATCGGTACAATTTTAGTTCgcaagattatttttatggatATACCACGTATCAGCCAAAGCGAAAGGGGACGGTGCCGGAGCGGTATCCCGAACTATCACGGAGTTTGGTTTGGATGAGCTGTGAAAAACCAGTGAATTCTCCATTGTATTTGGACACTTCTACTTGCAATTATAATGACAACTCTTCTTCTATATCTGATTCCAAGACGAGGTATAGATATGTTACAGTTGGTATAACCAACGCATCCCAAGTGGAGGACTCGTGCCAAGTAGAGAAGATGTTTCTGACTTCGTGGCCAATAAATAATGATGACCCAAATATCTCCTGTACAGACGTCCTCAATGAATTGGCATATGGTTTTGAGCTTTCATGGCTCGAAAGAAATTGCTACCTCGATGACGCGAACCATGTTCGATGCGACGACAGTACTG GAGTGCTTGACCTGATCCTAGGTATACTCACAGGTGAGGTTTCTATCTCAAAAAGTTGTTTGAAGAGTAATATAGTATGGACAATTAAATAG
- the LOC115960273 gene encoding rust resistance kinase Lr10-like has product MKSNNYRIFEEDSFFVRTPSHSNVINMLGNSYCSRIMTKFNFEVLNVDNFFFFVKNAGLAYVFAESAHWWDAISGVSPYYSWVILLEIVIFHLETKIVLGIPCMVAFLIYKWRKRHLSMYDAIEEFLQSQINLMPFRYSYSEIRKMSKGFKDKLGEGGYGSVYRGKLESGPLVAIKLLGNSKANGQEFINEVATIGRIHHVNVVQLIGFCAEGPKRALIYEFMPNGSLEKYIFSQEESIPLSIEKIFEISLGVARGIEYLHQGCDIQILHFDIKPHNILLNENFIPKVSDFGLAKLYPTNDSIVPLTAARGTLGYIAPELFYKNIGGVSYKADVYSFGMLLMEMANRRKNVNAFADHSSQIYFPTWVYGQFSEGNDIEIEDVTEEEKKIVKKMIIVALWCIQMKPSDRPSMNKVVEMLEGEVECLQMPSKPFLSSSPARPTEDVGDNLNSTSSSFQSGESSQSAKL; this is encoded by the exons atgaaaagtaataattatcGAATTTTTGAAGAAGATAGCTTCTTCGTGCGTACCCCCAGCCATTCCAATGTAATAAACATGTTAGGGAATAGTTATTGTAGTCGTATAATGactaaattcaattttgaagtTCTCAacgttgataatttttttttctttgtcaaaaATGCAGGTTTGGCATATGTATTTGCTGAAAGTGCACACTGGTGGGACGCAATATCAGGGGTCTCTCCTTATTATT CTTGGGTCATACTGCTGGAAATCG TAATATTTCACCTTGAAACAAAGATTGTCTTGGGGATTCCATGCATGGTGGCGTTTTTGATATATAAGTGGCGTAAGAGACATTTATCAATGTATGATGCTATTGAAGAATTTCTGCAAAGCCAAATTAACCTCATGCCATTTAGGTACTCTTACTCAGAAATTAGGAAGATGTCCAAAGGTTTCAAGGACAAATTGGGTGAAGGAGGCTATGGGTCTGTATATAGAGGAAAGCTTGAAAGTGGCCCTCTTGTTGCTATAAAGCTGTTGGGTAACTCCAAAGCTAATGGGCAAGAATTTATCAACGAAGTTGCAACAATTGGAAGAATTCACCACGTGAATGTGGTGCAACTCATTGGCTTTTGTGCTGAGGGGCCAAAGCGCGCCCTTATATATGAATTCATGCCTAATGGTTCTcttgaaaaatacattttttctcAAGAAGAAAGTATCCCCTTAagtattgagaaaatatttgaGATTTCTCTTGGAGTAGCTCGTGGGATTGAATATCTACATCAAGGATGTGACATACAAATTCTACATTTTGATATCAAGCCTCATAACATTCTTCTCAATGAGAACTTCATTCCCAAAGTTTCTGATTTTGGGCTTGCAAAACTTTATCCAACAAATGATAGCATAGTGCCTTTGACTGCTGCAAGGGGAACACTAGGATATATAGCTCCAGAGTTGTTTTATAAAAACATTGGGGGGGTCTCCTATAAAGctgatgtttatagttttggcATGTTATTGATGGAAATGGCTAATAGAAGAAAGAACGTGAATGCATTTGCAGACCATTCAAGCCAAATTTACTTCCCAACTTGGGTTTATGGCCAATTTAGTGAAGGAAATGACATAGAAATAGAAGATGTCAcagaggaggagaagaaaattgTTAAGAAGATGATCATAGTCGCATTATGGTGCATACAGATGAAGCCTAGTGACCGTCCTTCAATGAACAAAGTTGTAGAAATGCTTGAAGGAGAAGTTGAATGCTTACAAATGCCCTCCAAGCCTTTCCTATCATCATCACCAGCGAGACCAACAGAGGATGTAGGAGACAACTTAAATTCAACTAGTTCATCATTTCAATCAGGTGAATCAAGTCAATCGGCTAAACTTTAA
- the LOC115961193 gene encoding uncharacterized protein LOC115961193 has protein sequence MNKPEAAGRMVQWAIELSQFDIEYHPRTVIKAQALADFIAEFTLPDEDRITDEVDRWTIQTDGSSAQRKGGVGVIITTPDGEVLKYGVQLRFPATNNEAEYEGILTGLRLGRALGAKNLLIQSDSKLVVGQIRGEYEAKEERMQKYLKLTKHLTQEFDIVEFVQIPRSQNIGADEVSKLASSEEGKISINLAMEVQKCPSIEEVATFTIQGTDSWMTLIISYLQDGHLPLSTEEAKKIKKRAARLTILNDALYKRGFSMPYLKCVDEEEARYILEEIHGGICGDHAGPRSLVNKVIRTGYFWPTMQADAAEIVKRCDKCQGYGNVQQLPAERLMTIASPWSFAQ, from the coding sequence atgaacaagCCTGAAGCAGCAGGAAGAATGGTCCAGTGGGCGATTGAACTTAGTCAGTTTGACATTGAATACCATCCCAGAACGGTGATCAAGGCGCAAGCACTGGCagacttcatcgcagagttcacTCTTCCAGACGAAGACAGGATTACTGACGAGGTAGATAGATGGACAATACAAACTGATGGTTCGTCAGCTCAGAGGAAGGGGGGAGTAGGGGTCATCATAACCACCCCTGACGGAGAAGTGCTGAAATATGGGGTCCAATTAAGATTCCCGGCCACCAACAACGAAGCTGAATACGAGGGGATACTGACGGGACTGAGGCTTGGAAGGGCACTTGGTGCTAAAAACTTGTTGATTCAAAGTGACTCAAAGCTAGTGGTCGGACAGATTAGGGGAGAATAtgaagcaaaggaagaaaggatgcagaaatacctcaagCTGACGAAACATCTGACTCAGGAGTTCGATATAGTGGAGTTCGTGCAGATCCCAAGGAGTCAAAACATAGGGGCTGACGAAGTCTCAAAGCTAGCTTCATCAGAAGAAGGGAAAATTAGCATAAATCTGGCAATGGAGGTCCAAAAATGCCCCAGCATTGAAGAAGTTGCAACATTCACCATCCAGGGCACAGACAGCTGGATGACGCTCATAATATCCTACCTCCAGGACGGGCACCTCCCTCTGAGCACGGAGGAAGctaaaaagatcaagaagaggGCAGCCAGGTTAACGATCCTTAATGACGCcttatacaagagaggcttctctatgcctTACTTGAAGTGTGTCGACGAAGAAGAAGCCAGATACATCCTAGAAGAAATCCATGGAGGAATTTGTGGCGACCACGCTGGCCCCAGATCCCTGGTAAACAAGGTAATACGGACAGGATActtttggccaaccatgcaggcAGACGCAGCTGAAATCGTCAAGAGGTGCGATAAGTGCCAGGGATACGGGAATGTGCAACAACTTCCAGCAGAAAGACTGATGACTATAGCTTCCCCATGGTCGTTCGCACAATAG